The proteins below are encoded in one region of Acidobacteriota bacterium:
- a CDS encoding HEAT repeat domain-containing protein, with amino-acid sequence MKRSPVRSVGLLLLVPAALVAAGCKTGVEERVSALYELARSEELDIEALRESLADPSPLVRSTAAALVARAAGPVGVDLLAGLVDDPDPGVRASVAASLGKLGSSRAIPVLARLMDDASLVVRIKAAGALGEIGDPAGVGPLIEALGQPEPKVRQVAVESLARLAAPESLETLLGLLDDESVMVRSWAARGLGAIGDPRAVPALEAMARRDNRYDQSAALTALEQIRRAAEEGQNKTGGADPRRRP; translated from the coding sequence ATGAAGCGATCGCCGGTCCGCAGCGTTGGACTCCTGCTGCTGGTCCCCGCAGCCCTGGTTGCGGCGGGATGCAAGACGGGTGTCGAAGAGCGGGTCAGTGCCCTGTACGAACTGGCGCGGAGTGAGGAACTCGACATCGAGGCCCTGCGTGAGTCCCTCGCCGATCCCTCGCCCCTGGTGCGCTCGACGGCCGCGGCCCTCGTCGCCCGCGCCGCCGGCCCGGTCGGCGTGGATCTCCTCGCCGGCCTGGTCGACGATCCGGATCCCGGAGTGCGCGCGTCGGTGGCGGCGAGCCTGGGCAAGCTGGGGTCTTCGAGGGCCATTCCCGTCCTCGCCCGGTTGATGGACGACGCCAGCCTGGTGGTGCGCATCAAGGCCGCCGGGGCCCTGGGAGAGATCGGCGATCCCGCGGGGGTGGGGCCGCTGATCGAGGCCCTCGGTCAGCCCGAGCCGAAAGTGCGGCAGGTGGCTGTCGAGTCCCTGGCCCGTCTTGCGGCGCCCGAGTCGCTGGAGACTCTGCTGGGCCTGCTCGACGACGAGTCGGTGATGGTTCGCTCGTGGGCCGCCCGCGGCCTGGGGGCCATCGGCGATCCCCGCGCGGTGCCCGCCCTCGAGGCGATGGCGCGACGGGACAACCGCTACGACCAGAGTGCGGCGCTGACCGCCCTGGAGCAGATTCGTCGTGCCGCGGAGGAGGGGCAAAACAAAACCGGCGGGGCCGATCCCCGCCGGCGGCCGTAA
- a CDS encoding thrombospondin type 3 repeat-containing protein, with protein sequence MRRMEGDRKVIRKGVMIVVALLLGMLASGAALMRDPDSRVEVNEGLFVNTSKTRAPRVILQGGTVYAVFQDRRYFTGYDSYINLSVNEGGTWRTGDVRLNTNFPPGWADGGSMEIAVPALDDAGRLYVMMLEDLLGQVFVHVSPDGGVTWPGNPATVTNNDADEMSPWLTRRALLEPTGDGIVNVIWEDNHSNPSTGYGNVRVRGSMDAGQTWGVEVTVNIDEGGGGETNFERATEPAACRDEGGTLYVAYRDRRDPDPQITLPHPGRILLRYSNDNGQSFLPVGAEIRLDAADASETQAAAPALACGAAGVVAAVWQDRRNGDDDIYFALSTDGGATWSTEVRVDDAPAGAGATAPRITLAEGTPRRIYVAWEDDRDGSADLYFSESSDDGVSWSASRRIDEGVDPGTVAVEGWDMEADGTEVTIAWVDNRNGPADPKGRDVFIARSTDGGLSWPVFERIDLGTAPGTADSFDVDLAVGPDAYAVIYRDDRNDPANSTDIFAGGAGMDYDPMDADGDGLVGGRDNCPNYPNADQRDRDFDSRGDVCDPFVLDPDNDSDADGVPSDSDNCPDEPNILQEDDDGDGFGNACDLCPTNVDASNRDLDGDGTGDNCDNDVDGDGLDNATDNDDDGDGVNDASDNCPHVPNPAQLDENDSGGFPDGVGDACDLDDGAVQNLLLNKRSTKPDQAKWEKETGAESYNVYFGFVSRLASGEPGYCYRPLVPLTRAVINDQPEAGKSFWYLVTTISSGAEGTPGKASDGSERPLPQVCDEDAARDWDADGAQNHVDNCPMTANADQADADHDGVGDVCDLFPGDRYDDAQDGDGVGGDLDNCPLLANPDQADGDGDGIGDVCDDCPTAYDPLQLDADGDGVGDACDDDMDGDGIPNASDDDRDGDGVLNDVDNCADMANADQADLNDGDGVGDACDLDDGEIGGVRIRVTDFLEWTKESGASGYAVYADSVTTLTTGGLYGQCLSPSSPAAFLEIPEAPTAGDARFFLVTGTFSGGEGTAGRDTAGNERQVPAGCQ encoded by the coding sequence ATGCGCCGCATGGAAGGTGATCGCAAGGTGATTCGCAAGGGCGTCATGATCGTCGTGGCGCTGCTGCTGGGTATGCTGGCCTCCGGTGCGGCGCTGATGCGGGATCCCGACTCGAGGGTGGAGGTCAACGAGGGGCTGTTCGTCAATACCTCCAAGACTCGCGCTCCCCGGGTCATCTTGCAGGGCGGCACGGTTTACGCCGTTTTCCAGGACCGGCGTTATTTCACCGGTTACGATTCCTACATCAACCTCTCGGTCAACGAAGGCGGAACCTGGCGCACCGGTGACGTCCGGCTGAATACCAATTTCCCTCCGGGCTGGGCCGATGGCGGGAGCATGGAAATCGCCGTGCCCGCCCTCGATGACGCAGGCCGGCTCTACGTGATGATGCTCGAGGATCTGCTGGGCCAGGTCTTCGTCCACGTGTCTCCGGACGGGGGCGTGACCTGGCCCGGAAATCCCGCGACGGTGACCAACAACGACGCCGACGAGATGAGTCCCTGGTTGACCCGCCGCGCGCTGTTGGAGCCCACGGGGGACGGGATCGTCAATGTGATCTGGGAGGACAACCACTCGAATCCCTCCACCGGCTACGGCAATGTTCGCGTTCGCGGCAGCATGGACGCCGGGCAGACCTGGGGGGTGGAAGTGACGGTCAACATCGACGAGGGTGGCGGGGGAGAGACCAACTTCGAACGAGCTACCGAGCCGGCGGCCTGCCGCGATGAGGGAGGGACACTCTACGTGGCCTACCGCGACCGGCGGGACCCCGATCCGCAGATCACTCTTCCCCATCCGGGGCGCATCCTCCTGCGCTACTCGAATGACAACGGCCAGAGCTTCTTGCCGGTCGGCGCGGAAATCCGTCTCGACGCCGCCGATGCCTCCGAGACCCAGGCGGCGGCCCCGGCGCTGGCCTGCGGCGCGGCCGGGGTCGTGGCGGCCGTCTGGCAGGATCGCCGGAACGGTGACGACGACATCTACTTCGCGCTTTCCACCGATGGCGGCGCCACGTGGTCCACCGAAGTGCGGGTCGACGACGCGCCGGCCGGTGCCGGCGCCACCGCGCCGAGGATCACCCTGGCCGAGGGGACGCCGCGGAGAATCTACGTGGCCTGGGAAGACGATCGGGACGGTAGCGCCGATCTCTACTTCTCCGAGAGCAGCGACGACGGGGTGAGCTGGTCCGCCTCCCGCCGGATCGACGAGGGCGTCGACCCGGGTACGGTGGCCGTCGAGGGGTGGGACATGGAGGCCGACGGCACCGAGGTGACCATCGCCTGGGTCGACAATCGCAACGGGCCGGCCGACCCCAAGGGGCGGGACGTCTTCATCGCACGCTCGACGGATGGCGGGCTTTCCTGGCCCGTCTTCGAGCGTATCGACCTGGGTACGGCTCCCGGAACGGCCGATTCGTTCGATGTGGACCTGGCGGTAGGGCCGGATGCCTATGCGGTGATCTACCGGGACGATCGCAACGATCCGGCCAACAGCACCGATATCTTCGCCGGCGGCGCCGGCATGGACTACGACCCGATGGACGCCGACGGGGACGGACTGGTGGGGGGCCGGGACAACTGTCCCAACTACCCCAATGCCGACCAGAGGGACCGGGATTTCGACTCCCGCGGCGATGTCTGTGATCCCTTCGTTCTCGATCCCGACAACGATTCGGACGCCGACGGTGTGCCCTCCGACTCGGACAACTGCCCCGACGAGCCGAACATCCTCCAGGAAGACGACGACGGTGACGGTTTCGGCAACGCCTGCGATCTCTGCCCGACCAACGTCGATGCTTCGAACCGCGACCTCGATGGTGACGGAACCGGTGACAACTGCGACAACGACGTGGATGGCGACGGTCTGGACAACGCCACCGACAACGACGACGACGGCGACGGGGTGAATGACGCCAGCGACAACTGTCCCCACGTGCCGAACCCGGCCCAGCTCGACGAGAACGACTCCGGTGGTTTCCCTGACGGCGTCGGAGACGCCTGCGACCTGGACGACGGGGCGGTGCAGAACCTGCTGCTCAACAAGCGGTCCACCAAGCCCGACCAGGCGAAGTGGGAGAAGGAGACCGGGGCCGAGAGCTACAACGTCTACTTCGGTTTCGTCAGTCGCCTGGCTTCCGGAGAGCCCGGCTACTGCTACCGCCCGCTGGTTCCCCTGACCCGGGCCGTGATCAACGACCAGCCCGAGGCCGGCAAGAGTTTCTGGTACCTGGTGACCACCATCTCCTCGGGCGCGGAAGGTACGCCGGGCAAGGCCAGCGACGGCAGCGAGCGGCCCCTGCCGCAGGTCTGCGATGAAGACGCGGCCCGCGACTGGGATGCCGACGGTGCGCAGAACCACGTGGACAACTGCCCGATGACGGCCAACGCCGACCAGGCCGACGCGGACCATGACGGTGTGGGTGACGTCTGCGATCTCTTCCCCGGTGATCGTTACGACGATGCCCAGGACGGCGATGGTGTGGGAGGCGACCTGGACAACTGTCCGTTGCTCGCCAATCCGGACCAGGCCGATGGAGACGGCGACGGTATCGGGGACGTCTGTGACGACTGCCCGACGGCCTACGACCCGCTTCAGCTCGATGCGGACGGCGATGGTGTGGGCGACGCCTGCGATGACGACATGGACGGTGACGGCATTCCCAACGCCTCCGATGACGACCGGGACGGTGATGGCGTTCTCAACGATGTCGACAACTGCGCCGACATGGCCAACGCCGACCAGGCCGACCTCAACGACGGTGATGGCGTGGGTGACGCCTGCGACCTGGACGACGGAGAGATCGGGGGCGTGCGCATACGGGTCACCGATTTCCTCGAGTGGACCAAGGAAAGCGGCGCGAGCGGCTACGCGGTCTACGCCGACTCCGTGACCACCCTGACCACCGGGGGGCTCTACGGCCAGTGCCTCTCGCCGAGCAGCCCAGCGGCCTTCCTGGAAATCCCGGAAGCGCCGACCGCGGGCGATGCGCGCTTCTTCCTGGTCACCGGTACCTTCTCCGGCGGCGAGGGAACGGCGGGGCGTGACACCGCGGGCAACGAGCGCCAGGTCCCCGCGGGCTGCCAGTAG
- the purH gene encoding bifunctional phosphoribosylaminoimidazolecarboxamide formyltransferase/IMP cyclohydrolase: protein MSEVSDSSASERVTPIRRALLSVYDKDGIVDLARNLADHGVQILSTGGTARMLQEAGLKITRIADLTGFPEMLDGRVKTLHPKVHGGILAIRDNDQHMQDLGREQIATIDLVVVNLYPFEQTARMEGIGLPEIVEMIDIGGPTMVRAAAKNFRDVGAVVDPRDYTAVADEIAEKGGLSDATRFLLARKAFQHTASYDTAIFSFLNQLEADGTRKVASSLFPQKIEVVMEKVQDLRYGENPHQQAAFYAELQGNEPTLARAAQLQGKELSFNNLLDLDAAMGIAASIDGCGCVVIKHSNPCGAAQGKDPAEAFRLAREGDPVSAFGGIVAFNRSVDPEAAGELTSMFLEAVVAPEFTPEAREVLARKKKLRVLQWGDLRDYRRPGLDLRRVSGGYLLQEWDTDDDLAGARTVTSREPTEEEWQALRFAWRLSRHVKSNAIVFARGTQLVGVGAGQMSRVDSVRLAAGKAGERSKGAVMSSDAFFPFRDGIDEAVSAGITAVIQPGGSIRDKEVIAAADEHGLAMVFTGRRQFRH, encoded by the coding sequence ATGAGCGAAGTGAGCGATTCGTCGGCTTCCGAACGCGTGACGCCCATCCGCCGGGCCCTGCTCTCGGTCTACGACAAGGACGGCATCGTCGACCTGGCCCGCAACCTGGCCGATCACGGCGTGCAGATCCTCTCCACCGGCGGTACCGCGCGGATGCTCCAGGAGGCGGGCCTGAAGATCACCCGCATCGCCGATCTGACGGGCTTTCCGGAAATGCTCGACGGACGGGTCAAGACCCTCCACCCGAAGGTACACGGGGGCATCCTCGCCATCCGCGACAACGATCAGCACATGCAGGACCTGGGCCGCGAGCAGATCGCGACCATCGACCTGGTGGTGGTCAACCTCTACCCCTTCGAACAGACCGCACGCATGGAAGGCATCGGCCTGCCGGAGATCGTCGAAATGATCGATATCGGCGGCCCGACCATGGTTCGGGCCGCCGCGAAGAACTTCCGCGACGTGGGCGCCGTCGTCGATCCGCGGGACTACACCGCGGTGGCCGACGAGATCGCCGAAAAAGGCGGCCTGAGCGATGCCACGCGTTTCCTGCTGGCCCGCAAAGCCTTCCAGCACACGGCGTCTTACGACACGGCGATCTTCTCCTTCCTCAACCAGCTCGAAGCCGACGGCACGCGCAAGGTGGCCTCCTCGCTCTTCCCCCAGAAGATCGAAGTCGTCATGGAGAAAGTACAGGACCTGCGCTACGGCGAGAATCCGCACCAGCAGGCGGCGTTCTACGCCGAGCTGCAGGGCAACGAGCCGACCCTCGCCCGAGCGGCCCAACTGCAGGGCAAGGAACTGTCTTTCAACAACCTGCTCGACCTGGACGCGGCGATGGGCATTGCGGCCTCCATCGACGGCTGCGGCTGCGTGGTGATCAAGCACTCCAACCCCTGCGGCGCCGCCCAGGGCAAGGATCCGGCCGAAGCCTTCCGCCTGGCGCGGGAAGGCGACCCGGTCAGCGCCTTCGGCGGCATCGTCGCGTTCAATCGCAGCGTCGATCCCGAGGCCGCCGGGGAGCTGACTTCCATGTTCCTCGAAGCCGTGGTGGCTCCGGAGTTCACGCCCGAAGCGCGGGAGGTCCTGGCACGCAAGAAGAAACTGCGGGTCCTCCAGTGGGGCGATCTCCGTGACTATCGGCGACCGGGTCTCGATCTGCGGAGGGTTTCCGGGGGCTACCTGCTCCAGGAATGGGATACCGACGACGACCTCGCGGGCGCGCGCACGGTCACCAGCCGCGAACCCACCGAAGAGGAGTGGCAAGCCCTGCGCTTCGCCTGGCGCCTGTCCCGCCACGTCAAGTCCAACGCCATCGTCTTCGCCCGCGGCACCCAGCTCGTGGGAGTCGGTGCCGGGCAGATGAGCCGCGTGGACTCGGTGCGACTGGCGGCGGGCAAGGCCGGCGAGCGCTCGAAGGGAGCGGTGATGTCCTCCGACGCCTTCTTCCCCTTCCGCGACGGCATCGACGAGGCGGTGAGCGCCGGGATCACGGCGGTGATCCAGCCCGGAGGCAGCATCCGCGACAAGGAGGTGATCGCGGCGGCCGACGAACACGGCCTGGCGATGGTCTTTACCGGACGGCGACAGTTCCGGCACTGA
- the purF gene encoding amidophosphoribosyltransferase yields MCGFIGLIGTDAPVREVHDGLLAIQHRGQDAAGIVTYDGQFHLRKGAGLVRDVFEPSRMADVRGRLALGHVRYPTIGSGGEEDAQPFVVTHPFGIAMAHNGNVANYAEVRRHLLRHGRRHLLSKCDVEAILNVFADALARECAGGPFSAEYFLAAVAEVHRRVRGAYSVVGFIAGAGLFAFRDPYGIKPICYGTRRGADGRVVHALASESVVLETLGYEVEHRPAAGEAVFISEGGDEVLFEQVTPPTHRPCIFEFVYFARPDSNLDGMSVYRVREGMGRALARKIQRLGLEIDAVVPVPESARAAAIEMSRELGLPLREALVKNRYVGRTFIMPGAGERRRSVRHKLNVIASEVAGRSVLLVDDSIVRGTTSREIVEMLRQAGAKKVYLASTAPPLRHPCVYGIDMSTRREFIARDRNYDEIARILGAEAVIYQDLEDLIESARQEHPGTLEDTCHACFSGHYPTGDIDAEALEGVEQERLESGG; encoded by the coding sequence ATGTGCGGATTCATCGGATTGATCGGAACCGACGCCCCTGTCCGGGAGGTCCATGACGGCCTGCTGGCGATCCAGCACCGGGGCCAGGATGCCGCGGGCATCGTGACTTACGACGGACAGTTCCACCTGCGCAAGGGCGCGGGACTGGTGCGGGACGTTTTCGAACCCTCCCGCATGGCCGACGTGCGGGGCCGCCTGGCCCTCGGGCACGTGCGCTACCCCACCATCGGTTCCGGGGGCGAGGAAGATGCTCAGCCCTTCGTGGTGACCCATCCTTTCGGCATCGCCATGGCCCACAACGGGAACGTGGCCAATTACGCCGAGGTGCGCCGCCACCTGTTGCGTCATGGCCGCCGCCACCTGCTGTCGAAGTGCGACGTGGAGGCGATTCTCAACGTCTTTGCCGACGCCCTGGCCCGCGAATGTGCCGGCGGGCCGTTCAGCGCCGAGTACTTCCTGGCCGCGGTGGCCGAGGTGCACCGTCGGGTGCGGGGGGCGTATTCGGTGGTCGGTTTCATCGCCGGCGCGGGCCTGTTCGCCTTTCGCGACCCTTACGGCATCAAGCCCATCTGCTACGGCACCCGCCGGGGTGCGGACGGCCGGGTCGTGCACGCCCTGGCCAGCGAGAGTGTCGTGCTCGAGACTCTCGGTTACGAGGTCGAACACAGGCCGGCTGCCGGTGAGGCGGTCTTCATCAGCGAAGGCGGGGACGAAGTGCTCTTCGAGCAGGTCACCCCGCCCACCCATCGGCCCTGCATCTTCGAGTTCGTCTACTTCGCCCGCCCCGACAGCAACCTCGACGGCATGAGCGTGTACCGGGTGCGGGAGGGCATGGGGCGTGCTTTGGCGCGGAAGATCCAACGCCTGGGGCTGGAGATCGACGCGGTGGTACCGGTGCCCGAGTCGGCCCGGGCCGCAGCGATCGAGATGTCCCGGGAACTGGGCCTGCCCCTGCGGGAGGCCCTGGTCAAGAACCGTTATGTGGGGCGCACGTTCATCATGCCCGGCGCCGGTGAGCGCCGTCGCTCGGTGCGCCACAAGCTCAACGTGATCGCCTCGGAAGTCGCCGGCCGTTCGGTCCTGCTGGTCGACGATTCCATCGTGCGGGGCACCACCTCCCGCGAGATCGTCGAGATGCTGCGGCAGGCGGGCGCGAAGAAGGTCTACCTGGCCTCCACCGCGCCGCCCCTGCGCCACCCCTGCGTCTACGGGATCGACATGTCCACCCGCCGGGAGTTCATCGCCCGGGACCGGAACTACGACGAGATCGCCCGGATCCTCGGCGCCGAGGCGGTGATCTACCAGGATCTGGAGGACCTGATCGAATCGGCCCGCCAGGAACATCCCGGCACCCTCGAAGACACCTGCCACGCCTGCTTTTCGGGCCACTACCCCACCGGTGACATCGACGCCGAGGCCCTCGAGGGGGTCGAGCAGGAGCGGCTGGAGTCCGGCGGCTGA
- the rho gene encoding transcription termination factor Rho, whose product MASGSGNGPGSGSGGGSGNKKGNYRRRRRRRRPGGQGGKGNRGNRNASAQAPAMSTSTAVANGEPVEAWGVLETLPEGYGFLRTQKANYLPRPDDVWVAPDIIRDRRLEEGVEIKGQARATGRRGAALFEIHEINGRDPEAWKSRRHFADLTATSPEEPIRLETGPEPIETRVVDLVAPIGKGQRCLVVAPPKAGKTTLLQQIAHAVGVNHPEIHLIVLLVDERPEEVTDWRRRVPAGEVIASSSDELSRNHVSVAEIVLERAKRLVETGSDVLILLDSLTRLARAYNVEQRGSGRILTGGIDSRTLENPRRFFGAARRCEEGGSLTIIASCLVDTGSKMDEVIFQDFKGTGNTEVVLDRSLFEKRVFPCIDIHMTGTRKEEKLLKAWTPKVHLLRRALASMGTVDAVEALLKKLSAFESNEAFLANLGTR is encoded by the coding sequence ATGGCGAGTGGATCGGGTAACGGGCCGGGTAGCGGATCAGGAGGCGGGTCCGGCAACAAGAAGGGCAACTATCGTCGTCGCCGCCGCCGCCGTCGTCCGGGAGGACAGGGCGGCAAGGGGAACCGGGGCAATCGGAACGCCAGCGCCCAGGCTCCCGCCATGAGCACCTCGACGGCGGTCGCCAACGGCGAACCGGTGGAGGCCTGGGGTGTGCTGGAAACTTTGCCCGAGGGCTATGGCTTCCTCCGTACCCAGAAGGCCAACTACCTGCCCCGACCCGACGACGTGTGGGTCGCGCCGGACATCATTCGCGACCGCCGTCTCGAGGAAGGGGTGGAGATCAAGGGCCAGGCCCGGGCCACCGGCCGTCGGGGCGCGGCCCTCTTCGAAATCCACGAGATCAACGGTCGCGACCCGGAAGCCTGGAAGAGCCGACGTCACTTCGCCGATCTGACCGCCACCTCGCCCGAAGAGCCGATTCGACTGGAAACCGGCCCCGAGCCCATCGAAACCCGGGTGGTCGACCTCGTGGCCCCCATCGGCAAGGGGCAGCGTTGCCTGGTGGTCGCTCCGCCCAAGGCGGGCAAGACCACCCTCCTGCAGCAGATCGCCCATGCGGTGGGAGTCAACCATCCCGAGATCCACCTGATCGTCCTGCTGGTCGACGAGCGCCCCGAGGAGGTGACCGACTGGCGGCGCCGGGTTCCGGCGGGAGAGGTGATCGCCTCGAGTTCCGACGAACTCTCGCGAAATCACGTGTCCGTGGCGGAGATCGTCCTCGAAAGGGCCAAACGCCTGGTGGAGACGGGCAGCGACGTGTTGATCCTGCTCGACTCCCTGACCCGCCTGGCGCGGGCCTACAACGTCGAACAGCGCGGCTCGGGGCGGATTCTCACCGGGGGCATCGACTCGCGGACCCTCGAAAATCCCCGACGCTTCTTCGGCGCGGCCCGGCGTTGCGAAGAAGGCGGCTCGCTGACGATCATCGCCTCCTGCCTGGTGGACACCGGTTCGAAGATGGACGAGGTGATCTTCCAGGATTTCAAGGGCACCGGGAACACCGAGGTCGTCCTCGACCGCAGCCTCTTCGAAAAGCGCGTCTTCCCCTGCATCGACATCCACATGACGGGTACGCGCAAGGAAGAGAAGCTGCTCAAGGCCTGGACCCCCAAGGTGCATCTGCTGCGCCGGGCCCTGGCCTCGATGGGAACGGTCGACGCGGTCGAAGCCCTGCTCAAGAAGCTCTCGGCCTTCGAGAGCAACGAGGCTTTCCTGGCCAACCTCGGTACGCGCTAG
- a CDS encoding HEAT repeat domain-containing protein, which yields MERRIVLGSGSAPDGEGSVSGWGRPASPCGVSARLDSARRSLLGCLRLEGAARPWLLPAAAALFLMVGADVRALAPAGGRAPAQRPVPAGSPIDRAEAVRRGSCESRKDLDDLLARLEDPEPLVRGTALSRLLAAPREWVVEALGSAPASSRGVGTERLMAVLALEDPSLVRHWGICSAVAGQEDPWLRSVLAGVCVAGGRPGGEELARMATDSHWSVRARVALALAGKGDAEARRWLARLSRDPHPTVRHAARSGEAGAERVSGLQVKEHSR from the coding sequence GTGGAGCGGAGAATCGTGCTCGGATCAGGATCGGCCCCCGACGGGGAGGGGAGTGTCAGCGGCTGGGGACGCCCCGCGTCCCCTTGCGGCGTCAGCGCCCGGCTGGACAGTGCTCGGAGGTCTCTGCTAGGCTGCCTGCGGTTGGAGGGCGCCGCCCGGCCATGGTTGCTGCCGGCTGCTGCGGCGCTTTTCCTGATGGTCGGTGCCGATGTCCGGGCCCTGGCGCCTGCGGGTGGCCGGGCTCCGGCGCAGCGGCCCGTCCCCGCCGGGAGCCCCATCGATCGAGCCGAGGCCGTGCGGCGCGGATCCTGCGAGAGCCGGAAAGATCTCGACGACCTGCTCGCTCGGCTGGAGGATCCCGAGCCCCTGGTTCGGGGGACCGCGCTCAGCCGCCTGCTGGCGGCGCCTCGGGAGTGGGTCGTCGAGGCCCTGGGTTCTGCCCCGGCCTCCTCGCGGGGGGTGGGAACGGAGAGGCTGATGGCCGTTCTCGCGCTCGAGGATCCCTCCCTCGTTCGGCACTGGGGCATCTGCTCGGCAGTGGCTGGACAGGAGGATCCGTGGCTCCGTTCGGTGTTGGCCGGGGTCTGCGTGGCGGGGGGGCGGCCCGGCGGGGAAGAACTGGCCCGGATGGCGACCGACTCCCACTGGAGTGTGCGGGCGCGGGTGGCGCTGGCTCTGGCCGGGAAGGGCGACGCGGAAGCCCGAAGGTGGCTCGCACGGCTGTCCCGCGATCCGCATCCGACGGTGCGGCACGCGGCGCGGAGTGGTGAAGCCGGCGCGGAAAGAGTCTCGGGGCTCCAGGTGAAGGAACACAGCAGATAG
- the rlmN gene encoding 23S rRNA (adenine(2503)-C(2))-methyltransferase RlmN has protein sequence MSSDPIQLYGLGREGLAEALAPLDLPAFRIRQVFAALYRRDCLDPAHWTDWPLALRQEIARRFVIARPRIAETRSAPDGTIKALVDLPGGGQVEAVAIPAERHVTFCISSQVGCAFGCTFCMTARLGFRRHLEAGEIVGQVAALRALTAASRETYNIVYMGMGEPLHNLQNVLESLKILSDELGPDLPPRRVTVSTVGLPPGIRALARLPRPPRLAVSLVTADEERRRELMPVARKYALEELAEAVREYGRGRRDRPTLEAVLLEGVNDRPQDARAMVALARAARAKVNLIEFNPTPELPFRPAPEERIEAFLRTLAQGGVVGTVRRSRGREVDGACGQLAFRRRAPGTP, from the coding sequence ATGTCCTCCGACCCGATCCAGCTCTACGGCCTCGGCCGGGAGGGCCTGGCCGAAGCGCTGGCCCCCCTGGACCTTCCCGCCTTCCGGATCCGGCAGGTCTTCGCCGCCCTCTATCGCCGGGACTGCCTCGATCCGGCCCACTGGACGGACTGGCCCCTCGCCCTGCGGCAGGAAATCGCCCGGCGCTTCGTCATCGCCCGACCCCGCATCGCCGAAACCCGGTCGGCTCCCGACGGCACGATCAAGGCCCTGGTGGACCTCCCCGGGGGCGGCCAGGTGGAGGCGGTGGCCATTCCCGCCGAGCGGCACGTGACCTTCTGCATCTCCTCCCAGGTGGGCTGCGCCTTCGGTTGCACCTTCTGCATGACCGCGCGCCTGGGCTTTCGGCGCCACCTCGAGGCGGGAGAAATCGTAGGCCAGGTGGCGGCCCTGCGAGCTCTGACGGCAGCCTCCCGCGAAACCTACAACATCGTCTACATGGGGATGGGCGAACCCCTGCACAACCTGCAGAACGTGCTCGAATCGCTGAAGATTCTCAGCGACGAACTGGGTCCGGACCTGCCCCCGCGGCGCGTCACCGTGTCCACCGTCGGCCTGCCGCCGGGTATCCGCGCCCTGGCCCGTCTGCCGCGTCCCCCACGGCTGGCGGTCTCGCTGGTCACCGCCGACGAAGAGCGCCGCCGGGAACTGATGCCGGTGGCCCGCAAGTACGCCCTCGAGGAGCTGGCCGAGGCGGTGCGGGAATACGGCAGGGGACGACGGGATCGCCCGACTCTCGAGGCCGTCCTGCTCGAAGGGGTCAACGACCGCCCGCAAGACGCCCGGGCGATGGTGGCGCTGGCCCGCGCGGCTCGGGCCAAGGTCAACCTGATCGAGTTCAACCCCACCCCGGAACTGCCCTTCCGACCCGCGCCCGAAGAGCGCATCGAGGCTTTCCTCCGCACCCTGGCCCAGGGAGGCGTGGTGGGCACCGTACGCCGCTCTCGCGGGCGGGAGGTGGACGGCGCCTGCGGTCAGCTCGCCTTCCGCCGCCGCGCACCCGGCACCCCGTGA